A segment of the Siphonobacter curvatus genome:
CTGACCACCGACCAGTGGCAACTATTTGCCATCGGAAACGTGGTTGCGTTTATCGTCGCCATGCTGGCCATTCGCTTTTTCATTAGCTTTTTAACGAAGTACGGCTTTAAAGTTTTCGGCTGGTACCGAATCATCATGGGATTAATCATCATTGGCTTACTGCTAAGCGGTATGCAAATGGAAGTAGTGTAGCAATGACGAATGAAACAACAGAACCGGTTGCTGACCCCGGCGAAGTCCTATTGATTGATAAGCCCCTGGGCTGGACTTCCTTTGCGGTGGTAAAGAAGCTGAAGTGGGCAGCTCAATACAAGAAAATTGGTCACGCCGGTACACTCGATCCCCTGGCTACGGGCCTGCTGATCTGCTGTACTGGAAAAATGACCAAGCAGATTGAAAGCTATCAGGCGGCCGAAAAAGAATATACGGGTACGTTTGTACTGGGCAAAACGACACCTTCGGTGGATTTAGAAACGCCATTCGACGCGGAATATCCTATCGAACACATTACAGCCCAGATCCTGGAATCGGCTCGGCAGGCATTGACCGGAGCCATTTCCCAAACCCCTCCGATCTTTTCTGCGGTTAAAGTGGACGGGAAACGAGCTTATGAGCTGGCTCGTAGCGGACAGGAAGCAGAAATTAAATCCAAAATTATTACTGTATCGACCTTTGAAATTGATCAGAGCCGATTTCCTGAACTGGATTTTCGGATTGTCTGTTCCAAAGGCACGTATATCCGTAGTCTGGTCCGGGATTTCGGCGTACTCTGTCAGTCTGGAGCGTATTTAAAAAGTCTGCGTCGTACCCGCATCGGGGATTTCAACGTCGCGGACGCGGTCTCACTCGAACAGTTCGTGGAGACGCACCGCCCCGGTAGCACGCTGTACGAACCCCGCATCAGACCCCTTTAAAATCTATGCAAGTACATCATGGCATTGAGCACTTTCGGAGACTTTCGAACGCCGTAGTGACAAGTGGGACATTCGATGGCGTGCATCTAGGCCATCAGAAAATATTACAGCGGTTGATTGAATCAGCCCGACAGTCGCAGGGTGAATCGGTGGTCCTTACGTTTTGGCCCCATCCCCGTACGGTCGTTGCGGCAGACAGTGCCGATCTGAAATTGCTGAATACGCTCGAAGAGAAGATTGAATCGCTGGCGGCGTCGGGTATCGATCACTTAGTCGTGATTCCCTTTAATCGGGATTTTTCGCTACTAACCTCGGACCAATTCATTCGTAACATCCTCATTGATACCATCGGTACCAAACGTCTTGTCATTGGGTACGACCACCGCTTTGGGCGGAATCGCGAAGGGGGTTTCGACTATTTACAGGCTCACGCTCACGAATACGGATTTACGGTCGAGGAAATTCCAAGCCAGGATGTGGAGCACCTGGCCGTTAGTTCAACTCGCATTCGACAGGCCTTACTTTCGGGCGACGTAAGTACGGCAGCCAACTTCCTGGGTCGTCCCTATACGCTGAGTGGTACGGTTGTCAAAGGGCGACAGCTGGGTCGGCAACTGGGTTATCCCACGGCTAACCTGGAATTACCCGAGTCCTATAAGCTAGTACCCGCGGATGGTGTATACGCCGTTCGCGTACGCTGGCGAAACGACTGGTACGGCGGCATGCTCAGCATCGGTACGAACCCAACCGTAGAAGGAACGATTCGAACCATTGAGGTGAATATCTTCGATTTTGATCAGGAGATTTACGGGGAAAAGCTCACGCTTGAATTCGTATCTTGGTTACGGGGGCAGGTAAAGTACGAAGGTCTGGAACCTCTTATCACCCAAATCGGACAAGATAAGGTTGATTCGCTAGCGATTTTGCACAGCCATTCCTATACCAAGTAAAGTTTAAAAGACGACGCCTTACCGCTGTCTTTACACTCAGATTTCAAAGCAAATCGCCCGAACGTTAGGAACGTTCAGGCGATTTGCTTTTTTGTTAGCTTGGGTCTGCTAATCTACCAGCTTTACGTAGCTACCCAGCCACTTGATTTCGGATTGGATCTGCCGAAAAATCTTTTGAACCTTGTCGTCTTTCGCGTGTCCTTCAAATTCCATCAGGAACCAGAAACCAAACCGGTCCCCCTGCCGACTGGGATGACTCGCCAGTTTCGTTAGGTTGATGTCGTACACCTCAAACTCCCGCAGGAATCGGGAAAGCGTACCCGATTTATCTGAATTCGGAAACTGTACAATTACCGTCGTTTTATCATTTCCCGAAGGCATGGTATCGAATTCTTTGGCCAGAATCAAAAAACGGGTACGGTTAACGATAGAATCCTGGATGTTATTAAACAAAACGGGTACGCCATAAATCTTTCCGGCAATATCCGAGCAGATCGCAGCGGCGTAAGGATCTTCCGATGCCATTTTGGCAGCTTTGGATGTTGATTCCACCGGGATAATCTCTACTGAATACCCGCTGAAATAGTCATCCAGGAATCGCTTACACTGCCGGAACCCGATATCCTTGGAATAGATCCGCTGAATTTCACTCAGCTTTTCGGCCTTCGTAGCGAATGCAAAGTGAATCGGCTTAACGATTTCGGCCGCAATCCGGATGTCTTTTTCGTTGAGGTTATCAACGGTTTCAAAGACTAAGCCTTCCTGATTGTTTTCAATGGGAACAATGCCAAATTTCGCCCGCCCTGTCTCTACTGATTCGAATACGGATCGAATTGTGGGTAGAGCGTCATACTCACTCATGGCACCGAACCGGGATTCGGCGGCCTGGTGGGTAAAACTTCCTTCGGGACCCAGATACGCAATTCGCTCGGGTAATTCAATATTACGAGCAACGGCAAAAATTTCCTGGAAAATGGCTTCGATGGCGTCCGAACGCAGCAAGCCATCGGATTGATGGGCCAGTCGGTCTACAATAGCCTTTTCCCGCTCGGGGCGATAAATCAGGGCTTGCGATGATCGTTTGAGTTCACCAACCTGCTGCACAACGTTCATCCGGGCATTCATCAGAACCAACAACTGATTGTCGATGGCATCAATCTGATTCCGTAATTCTTCTAAAGTCACAGTACATGAGGGTTTATTCGGTATTACTTCAAGCCACGTAGCTTCCGGGAGATTTCAAGCTGCCGTTTCGTTAGGATTTTTTCCTTGAACAAATTCGTCCAGGGTTTCCGATACGTTGCCGGGTCGTATTTAACCGCTCGCATTGTATAGCGTAGCCGCGGCCAGAACTTTGTCTCGAAATCTACGGTATCGGGCAATAACCAGTAAAATTCGGCCATCGTTTTCTTGAACCGTTCCGAAAACTGGTAACCGGTTTCGCGGTCCAGATGTTCGTACATATTGATTCGGTTCAATAAAAAGTGAGCTTCCCAGCGATGGTCAGTATTACTTTGTCCACCGCTATGCTTGCGGTACACAGACATCACTTCATCCACGTAACCAGCCGGGCCGCGTTGCGTCATCAAAATATTCAAGGGAATATCTCCGCTCTTCGATTCCACCATCCAGGCGGGCAGCTTAGGTAGAAACGTTTTCCGCAATACGATACTGGCCGTAGCCATAAACCAGGTCTCCTTGTTTCCGATGAGATCATCGACCGTTACCACTTTCTTTTGCGTATGGTCGTTGAGCAGGTACGCCGGGGCACTCCCATCCTGGTAACGAACTTCTGCGTTGTGGAAACTCATCGAAAACTCCGGGTGCTGATCCAGAAAATCTACCTGTTTCTGTAGCTTCAGCGGGTTAATCCAGAAATCGTCTCCTTCGCACAGAGCCAGGTATTCGCCCTGACAGGCATCGTACGTATCAATAAAATTGTAGATCGCTCCGCGATTGGTCTGATTCAGTAACAACCGGATTTTATCCGGATAGCGTTGCTGATATTCCTTTAATACCTCCTGTGTATTGTCTTTGGAGGCGTCATCGCCCACCACGATTTCAAACTCAAAGTTGGTTTTCTGAGCTAAAAAACTATCCAGGGCCTCCGCAATAAAAGGGCCGTGGTTGTAGGTAATGCAATAAACACTAAGCTTGGGCTTCATAGAAAAAAAGTCATGAGTGAACAGAATCAGCGACTCTGAAACTCATTGCGAAGAAGGCTCATACCCATCACATCCGTAAACTGACCATTCTTGAACAGGGCCTTGCGGTACAGACCTTCCTGCTGAAAACCGAAGGATTCGTACAAGCGAATGGCCCGATCATTCTCGGGAAGTACGGTCAGATAGATCCGATGCAAATTCAAATCATTGAATCCATGACGAAGGATCTCCTCCGTAGCTAAGCGTCCGATGCCTTTCGACTGATGATTTTTTTCACCAATCATAATGCTATACTCCGCCTGCTGGTTAACTCGGTCTATTTGGGTTAACTGAACGGTACCTATCAGCATGGCGTCGTCCACAATGGCCAATCGCACGGCCTGATCACGGTGCTGCTGATAATAAGCAAACCAGTTCCGGTCAGCCTCCAGGCCAATGTACCGAAACTGGTTTGTTAGATACTGCATTACCTCCGGATCATTTCGCCAGCGATTGATGGACGGAACGTCTTCGATGATGATTTCTCTGAACTGAATCATTATTTATTTTCAGCCACTACGTACACACTGCTGCACAGATCCGGATATACCATACCCAGTTGGAAACAGCCCTCCATATATTTATCGTCGATGATACCTGCTTCGAGGGCTTTATCCAATTGGAAGTTTGCCAGACCTTTGAAGAAAATACCACCCCGGTGCACGACGCTTAAGCCCGCTTCCAGTACATCTTTTTCAAGGGTATCGAGGGAATACGTAATGCGGTGACCGTGCTTTACGTCAGCGGGCGTCAGAGCGGCATTGTGCGTCAGAAAGCCCATTTTCACGGCAATCTGACGAGAGCCTGCGTTGGCGTTAGGTACAATCAGGTACAGACGCCCCGTTGGGGTCAGGAACTGACGTACGCGAGCCATAATTTCAACCGGATTAATCAGGTGTTCCAGTACGTGCATGATGAAAATGGCATCGTACTTTTCGTCCGATTCAAACGTTTCAAAAAGTCCGTTGATGAACTTTACTTTATCGCCTACCCGACCTTTGGTAATTGCCAGAAACTCCTCAGCGGCATCTACTACCGTCAGATCATCGAAACGCTTGGCAAGAATGCTGGTAAACTCGCCGTACATGCAACCCAATTCCAAGGCCTTTCCTTCCCGCATGAATGGTTCCAGGGTACGCATCATATAATGACGCATCCGGCGGTCAAATTCATAATCGTCGTAATCGGCAGTGATTTTATTCAGGTTTTCGTACTCAGCCTGCAGCGTCTGATCCATAATCGTTGGTTGAATTGTTTAAATGAGAAACCCTTTCCAGCAGTTGCTGGAAAGGGATTGGGTTTATTTTACTTCCGTATGTTGATCCGTCGGTCCTTTCAAAAAAGGTGCTTACGGATAATTCACTTCTGAATTGGCCTGCAATTTAATGCAATTAACCTTGTCCCGGAATATATAAGCGTTTTTCTGGTACTTGATACCACTCATCTAGGTCGGCAGGTACGCGGGAGTTATAGCCCAGCAACTGTTTCACCAGCGGTGAGAAAGTAGCCGTACGCTCGTAACCGAAGTAGCGTGAGTAGTCAAACTGAGGTTTGAAGAAAGGCTTGGTAAACATCGGCGTCAAACCACGACGAATCTGATCGGTCTGGTTGGTACCAGCGGCGTGCCATACGTTCGAGTTGAACAAAACGATACTACCCTTTTTCGCTACCGCCTGTTCAGCTACGGCGAAAAATTGTTCGTCCGAAGGCTTTTCGGCGTATTTGTGGGAACCACTCATGAACCAGGTCGCTCCGTTTTCGGGCGTAAAGTCGTCGAGCATCACCAGCATATTCAGCATCAGATGCAAATCACCGCTCCAGGTACGAATGTCGCGGTGTACATTTCCTACGTAGGAAGAGGTTTCGGCCTTGAAGTTCATAACGCCCCCGAACGAGTTGAGGATGTATGGACCGTTATCGAAATAGGCCGTCATGTACTCGTGCAGAGGCATCTGCTCGAGGAACTTCATGAACGCACCTTCAAAAACTACCAAGTGGTGCGAGGTTCCGGCCGTGCGGTTTACAACGCCATTTTTAATCTGAATCTGACGGCACTCTTCCGTCGCTATATCCTGAGCCTTGATGAGTTCTTCACGGAAGTCATCTTCCAGTACTTCATTAAAAATCACCCAGCCCTTGGTGTCCATTTCTGACCGAAAGGTGTCCAGGTCCATAAGCTTGGGTTCTGTAGCTAATGCATTGTCCATGACAGATTGGATTTGGTTTTCGCAAAGATAAACGGGATCAATTGTTGGAGGGGTGCCACAAAGTCATCCCATTAAAAAATAATTATCAGTTTTTTAATGACCTGCTGAGTATAAAGACTCTGCTTCGGCCAGTTCCTGGTACCAATCTCCGCGAATTTTAGCTCGTTCATGCTGGCTACTAAACTGGAATCGAATGCGGTTTGTTTTGGAAAAACAAAAACGCCTGATGAGGAGGTTCTCATCAGGCGTTGAACGTCGGTTAGGCTACTTCCAATATTTCCTCAACATCATCTTTTTCGATAATGAGGTTGTCAATGATAAACCGCTGACGGTCGGGCGTGTTTTTGCCCATGTAATAGCTTAACAACTTCGGAATCGTCGATTCTTTTTCCAGGATCACCGGTTCCAAACGCATGTCTTCACCAATGAACTTTCCAAATTCATCGGGAGAAATTTCACCCAGGCCTTTAAATCGGGTGATCTCCACTTTACGTCCATTCGTAGAAAGCCGGGCTATCGCTTTCTGCTTCTCCTCTTCCGAGTAACAGTAAATGGTATCCTCGTGCTTTTTCGGATTTCGTACCCGGAACAGGGGCGTTTCCAAAATGTACAGGTGACCATTCCGTACAATGTCAGGGAAGAATTGCAGGAAGAACGTCAGTAGCAACAAACGGATGTGCATTCCATCCACGTCGGCATCGGTAGCAATGACGATTCGGTTGAATCGAAGCGTATCCAGACCGGCTTCAATGTCCAACGCGTGTTGCAGCAGGTTAAACTCTTCGTTTTCGTACACAATCTTCTTGGTCAGTCCGAAGCAGTTCAGCGGCTTTCCGCGAAGACTGAATACGGCCTGCGTCTGTACATTTCGGGACTTCGTAATGGAACCCGATGCTGAATCTCCCTCCGTAATGAACAGGGTCGTTTCCAGACGATCTTCGGCTTTGGCATCCGGCAGGTGAATGCGGCAGTCGCGTAGTTTCTTGTTATGAACGCTGGCTTTTTTAGCCCGGTCATTTGCCAGCTTTTTGATTCCGGCAATTTCCTTCCGTTCCCGTTCCGACTGCTCGATGCGTTTTTTCATCGCCTCAGCAACCGCCGGATTTTTATGGAGGAAGTTGTCTAATTCCGTTTTCAAAAAGTCAACGATATGTCCGCGTACGGTTGGCGAGCTAGTATCTGGCGACATATTCGTCGAACCTAGTTTCGTCTTCGTCTGCGATTCGAATACGGGTTCCTGTACCCGCAGGGAGACGGCCGCAGAGATACTGGCCCGGATATCTTCGGGTGCGTAATCTTTCTTGAAAAATTCGCGGGCTGTCTTGACTACGGCCTCTTTGAAAGCCGCCAGGTGCGTACCCCCCATAGTCGTATTCTGACCGTTCACGAACGAGTAGTATTCCTCGCCATACTGATTGCCGTGCGTCATGGCAATCTCAATATCATTTCCTTTCAGGTGGATGATGGGATAACGGATACTATCGGGATCCGTCTTACGTTCGAGCAAATCCAGCAGACCCCGCTGGGCTATGTACTTTTGGCCGTTAAACTGAATCGTAAGCCCAGCATTTAGGTACGCATAGTTCCATATCTGGTTTTCCAGATACTGCGGAATGAAGTGGTAATTTTTAAATACCGTATTATCCGGTTCAAACACCACGTGTGTTCCGTTCCGTTCCTTGGTTTCAATGGTACCTTTGGACTGACGCACAAGTTCGCCCTTCGAAAATTCAGCCCACTTAGCCTGACCATCCCGTACTGACTGAACCCGGAAAAAGGCCGAAAGGGCGTTGACTGCTTTTGTACCAACCCCGTTCAATCCTACTGATTTCTGGAAAGCTCCGGAGTCGTATTTTCCACCCGTATTAATTTTGGAAACTACGTCGATGACTTTCCCCAACGGAATGCCCCGACCGTAGTCACGTACTTCCACACGGTGTTCGGCAATTTTCACTTCAATGGTTTTGCCGAATCCCATGACGTGTTCGTCAATACAGTTGTCAATGACTTCTTTTACAAGTACGTAAATCCCGTCATCCGCCGAAGAGCCGTCTCCCAGTTTCCCAATATACATCCCCGGCCGCAGACGAATATGCTCTTTCCAGTCCAGCGAACGAATGCTATCTTCGGTGTAATCTGTTAATTTTTGTTCTGCCATGAGTCAATTTTTCAAGCATTCAATCGTTCATCAAAAATAAGATTTGTTCAATTTCCATCATAGGAAAAATCGTATTTTAGGCAAATGTTAATTCTATGAATGGTAGCTGAATTTAGGAATTTAGTGCTTTACTTTGTGGGCTTGAAGTGATTTTCGATCATCGCTTCAGTGGAAACTAGTTAGCTATCAGGTGTATTTCCGAGTCCAACCCTTCCGGGAAAAAATCAATTTTAACCAAAAGAGAATCGAAATGTTGCCCTTTGTTCGGCCTAGCGTCTTTAGAACTTTTCTTTTTGTCCCACTCCTTCAATCTGCATCAACTCTGAAACTAACACTTATTTCTGGCTTTTTGCTGTTCACTCAGCTGGTGTGGGCTCAGATCCCCCAATTACCTTACCCTTCGTCCAGCTTACCTGCTAACTTTCCGATTCAGCAGCAACAGCCTACTCTGGTTAATCCAGGGAATACCAATCAGGTAGACAATGCCCAGCAACGGCAGTACATTCAGGATCAGCGAGCGAAAGCCCGTGAAGATTCTGTGCGTTTATTACGAGCTAATACAGAAGAGCCCGGTACGAAAGAACAAAAAATTAAGATTTTTGGTGCCGATATCTTCTCAAATAAAAGCCTGGATATCGCTCCAATTACTAATATTCCTACCCCAAAAGGTTACATCTTAGGGGCTGGCGACCAGTTGATTATTAACGTGTATGGGGATCTGTACCGGGACATCAATATTCAGAAGACTATTACCCCTGAAGGGATCTTACAACTCGAACAGGTAGGCCCCATCTTCGTCAATGGTCTGACCATTGAAGCCGCTACAGAGCGGATTCGTGCGAAACTCGCCCGAATCTATCCCATTGGCCGCGGTATGGACATGAGTATCCGCATTGGTAACATCCGAAGTATTCGGATTAACTTCATTGGAGAAGTAGTCAATCCGGGTACGTACAATCTTCCTTCCCTAGCAACAGTCATGAACGCCCTGTATTTCTCAGGCGGCCCAACCGCTTCGGGATCGTTCCGTACCATTAACCTGATTCGCCGCAACCGTTCCGGTCAGGATACCGTATTCCGGACCATCGATTTGTATAAATACCTGACGAAAGGTTTACGGATGAGCGACATCAGTCTGAAAGATGATGATGTCATTCAAATCCCCCCCTACCGGTCACGGGTAGAACTGACGTCTGGGGTAAAGAAGACGGGTTATTTCGAATTATTACCCGGCGAAAAACTCGGTGATTTAGTTGCATATGCTGGGGGTCTCGTAGAAGACGCGTACCGCCCTACGATTACGATTCAACGCATTACACCCAATGGCCGTAAGTTTATTGATGTACGCGAAGAAGAAATGAATACGTTCGAAGTAATGAATGGTGACCGTGTAGGCATCAATCGTGTACCCGAACGCGAAGAAAATATGGTGGTGGTCAGTGGAGCCGTGTATATGCCCGGATCGTATCCGCTGGACCGTAACCCGACGGTAAAAGACCTGATTCGCCGGGCTGAAGGACCTAAACGTGATGCTTTTTTGGGTCGTGCGGCCATCCACCGTCAGAAAGATGATTTGACGGAAGAACTGATCCCCGTAAACCTAACCCGCATTCTCAACGGAAAAGATACCAACATCGTACTTAAACCTCTGGATCGCCTGGAAGTCGCCAGCGTAACCCAGTTGCGGGAAGGTATGACGGTACGAATTTTAGGTGAAGTTAACACCCCTAAAGGTGACTCGGCGGAGACCAATGGCTACTATCCTTGGTTTGAAGGAATGACCGTTGAAGATCTTATCATTACGGCGGGAAATCTACGGGCGGCGGCCTCTCCCAATCACATTGAAGTGATTCGCCCCAAACGTCTGGATTCCGACGATCCCAAACTCATTAATTCAACGCTGGCAGAAACGTTTACCCTGTCCATTAGCCGTGACCTGCGTTTGACAGATGAAGCTTCCAAGTTCCAGTTGAAACCCTATGACGTCGTATACGTACGGGCTTCTCCCAACTTCGAAAATAACCAAGCGGCAAAAGTCGAAGGTCAGGTACGTACACCTGGTGATTACGGTCTGGTGGATCGCGACGAACGTATTTCGGATTTGATCAAGCGGGCTGGTGGACTTACGGCCTACGCTTACGTAGAAGGAGCTTCACTGATTCGCAGAACCAAGCTTACGAAAGCAGAAATTGATCAGCAGCAGAAAACTTTGAATACGATCAGTAACGATGGTCGGAAATCCGCTCTTCAAGCCGATGTAGTAGCCGAAAATAAAGAAGAAGCCATCGGTATCGATTTGAAGAAAATTCTGGAAAAACCACATACGGATATTGACTTGATTCTTCAGGATGGAGATCTGTTGACGGTTCCGAAGTTTAACCCAACGATTAAAATTGAAGGTGAAGTACAGTTGCCTACGACAACCCGTTACACAAAAAATGTGGGCGTTGGCGAGTACATCTCACGGGCCGGTGGTTTTACTTCTCGTAGCGTGAAGAAACGTACGTACGTAATCTACGCAAATGGCTATGCCAAGAAGACGAAGCGATTCCTGTTCTTCAATTCGTATCCGGAAGTACGGCCTGGTTCTCGCATCATCGTACCCGTACGTACGCAGGCCGACATTACAGCCGCACAGGTGATGGGTGTGATTGGTACCATCGGTGGTTCGCTTTCCGGCCTCTTGGGTATCTACGCTATTCTCCGAACGTTATAATCGTAACTCCAGCCTTTCATAATAATTATGGTAACAGAAGAATCTCATAAACCCGTACTTACGCCCAATGGGGAGGTGGCCGTTGTTGAGCCAGCTCCCTCATTTGACCCCCGGAAACTAATGAATACGGTCTCTACCGTATTCAAAACAATCCTCAAGTATTGGTGGTTATTACTGGTGTGTGTACTACTCGGCGGCTTAGGTGGTTGGATTTATGACCAGGTGAATGAAGTACCTGATCAGTATGAAGCCTCCCTGATCTTTAACCTGGAAAGTGGCTCAGGTAATTCGGAGCTTTCTAATTTCGCTAGTGCTTTGGGGATGTCAGCGGGTAGTTCAAGTGCGAATATGTTCTCGGGGCCAAACTTCATTTCCCTGTTTCGCTCCAAGAAAATTGGTAACCGCGTTATGTTGACGAAGGTCACGATTGGTAACAAAACGGATCTGCTCGCTAACTTTTACAAAGACCGTTCAGGAGCTCTGCGTCGAACGAAAAACGAAGAATACCTGGGTAAGAAATTCCGTTTCCCGGATAAGCCCATTAAGCAGTATTCAAATGCAGAAATGTCCTATCTGGATATGTTCCGTGATTACGCTTCGCAGGACTTGCAAATAGATAACGTAGACCGGAAGTCTAGTTTTATGGAGTTGTCCATCAAGACCGAATCCGATACGTTGTCAAAACTGATGGTGGAAACCTGGCTGGCTCGAATGACTGATTTCTACAAAGAAACGCAAAGTCAGAAAACGCTAGAATTGCTTGATCTAAACGTTCACCGTCGCGATTCGGTACTGACGAAACTAACCGGAGCTGAACGTAGATTAGCCTCATCTCAAGATTATAGTCAATACATGATTATGCCTTCGGGTCGGGTGAACGAACAGCGGCTCACGCAGAACACGACTTATCTGCAAGGACTTTACATGGAGTCGATCCGGAACATCGATGCCTTGCGTACCTCGCTTATTCGGGAAAGCCCCTTAGTAATGATTATTGATGAGCCGACTTTTCCTTTGCCAGTTACTCCCTATCCCAAAGGAAAAGCCATTAAAATTGGGATTGCTCTAGGCATTGTGCTGTCATTGGCGGCCATGTTCCTGATTAATTCCTATCAAAACATGATGAAAAAATTACAGAATTCATGACCCAGGAAACGATTATAGAACACGGCAGGTCGCAGAAGAACTACTGGTCTGAATTTTGGAAGTCTACCGAATTATTCTGGATTCTTGCCAAACGGGACATTACCGTTCGGTATAAACAAACGGTTCTGGGTATTCTCTGGAGCGTCGTTCGCCCCGTACTCACTACGGCTGTCCTCTTTTTTGCGTTTGGTAAGGTAGCGGGGTTACAATTTGAACCGGGTGTACCGCCTAAGCTGGCTATTTTCGCGGGTGTACTCATCTGGAACTTCTTTGCTAACTCGCTTTCGCAGGTAAGCCACAGTATATTAAGTAATTCCAACCTGGTTTCGAAAGTCTACTTCCCCCGATTGATCCTACCGACTAGTTCAGTTATGGTCGGCTTCGTTGATTTTCTAGTTGGCTTTGCCTTAATTATTCCGATGTACATTTGGTACTACTTCAAGCAGGATTTTACGCCCTCCTGGCAGCTGGTATTCTTACCTCTGTTTTTAGGGATGGCGTACCTGGCTTCGTTTGGTTTCGGACTATTTCTGGCGGTTATGAACGTGAAGTACCGTGACTTTACCCAGCTTACTCCTTTCATTATCCAGTTTGGATTCTATGCGTGTCCCGTGGCGTACTCGTCCATGAATATTCGGCAATACGCTGATCAGTGGTGGTACCCGCTTTATAATATGAATCCCATCGTAGGAATTATTGATGGTTTTCGCTGGACACTTTTGGGCGGTACAGCTCCGTTCAACTGGGAAAGTTTTATCCCCAGTGTGATCATTATTCTAGTAGTTGTCTTCAGTTCTGTTGCTTTTTTCCGTAAACGCGAAAACGGTTTTGTTGACTATATTTAATCTTCAAAGCTTTTTTTCACCAATAGGTTGACTGGCTCCCTCCGTTAACCTTCCCTGTTATGAATGCCATCCAGGTTGAAAATATAGGTAAACGCTACTTCATCGATCACCAGAAAAAATACGGTGGTCCATCGGGGTTAAAAGAAACCGTACTCAATAGCTTTCAATCGCTGTTCGGTTCCAAGCCACAGGAGACTTCCGTCAAAGAAGAATTTTGGGCTCTTAAAAATGTAACCTTCGACGTAGCTCAGGGCGACCGAATCGGAATCGTTGGACACAACGGAGCCGGAAAGTCTACGCTTTTAAAAGTACTCAGCCGGATCACTGAGCCGACCGAAGGCCGGGTAACGGTACGGGGTCGTATCGCCAGTTTGCTGGAAGTAGGTACTGGCTTTCACCAAGAGCTTACGGGTCGCGAGAACATCTTTCTCAACGGTGCTATTCTCGGGATGAAACAGTCCGAGATCAAGCAACATTTTGACGAAATCGTGGCCTTCGCCGGGATCGAGAAATTTCTGGATACCCCCGTAAAACGTTATTCTTCGGGGATGTTTGTACGCTTAGGCTTTGCAATTGCGGCTCACCTTGAACCCGAAATTCTGATCATCGATGAAGTACTCGCCGTAGGTGACGCTGAATTCCAGCGGAAGTGTCTCGGCAAAATGAAA
Coding sequences within it:
- the truB gene encoding tRNA pseudouridine(55) synthase TruB codes for the protein MTNETTEPVADPGEVLLIDKPLGWTSFAVVKKLKWAAQYKKIGHAGTLDPLATGLLICCTGKMTKQIESYQAAEKEYTGTFVLGKTTPSVDLETPFDAEYPIEHITAQILESARQALTGAISQTPPIFSAVKVDGKRAYELARSGQEAEIKSKIITVSTFEIDQSRFPELDFRIVCSKGTYIRSLVRDFGVLCQSGAYLKSLRRTRIGDFNVADAVSLEQFVETHRPGSTLYEPRIRPL
- a CDS encoding bifunctional riboflavin kinase/FAD synthetase — protein: MQVHHGIEHFRRLSNAVVTSGTFDGVHLGHQKILQRLIESARQSQGESVVLTFWPHPRTVVAADSADLKLLNTLEEKIESLAASGIDHLVVIPFNRDFSLLTSDQFIRNILIDTIGTKRLVIGYDHRFGRNREGGFDYLQAHAHEYGFTVEEIPSQDVEHLAVSSTRIRQALLSGDVSTAANFLGRPYTLSGTVVKGRQLGRQLGYPTANLELPESYKLVPADGVYAVRVRWRNDWYGGMLSIGTNPTVEGTIRTIEVNIFDFDQEIYGEKLTLEFVSWLRGQVKYEGLEPLITQIGQDKVDSLAILHSHSYTK
- the pheA gene encoding chorismate mutase, translating into MTLEELRNQIDAIDNQLLVLMNARMNVVQQVGELKRSSQALIYRPEREKAIVDRLAHQSDGLLRSDAIEAIFQEIFAVARNIELPERIAYLGPEGSFTHQAAESRFGAMSEYDALPTIRSVFESVETGRAKFGIVPIENNQEGLVFETVDNLNEKDIRIAAEIVKPIHFAFATKAEKLSEIQRIYSKDIGFRQCKRFLDDYFSGYSVEIIPVESTSKAAKMASEDPYAAAICSDIAGKIYGVPVLFNNIQDSIVNRTRFLILAKEFDTMPSGNDKTTVIVQFPNSDKSGTLSRFLREFEVYDINLTKLASHPSRQGDRFGFWFLMEFEGHAKDDKVQKIFRQIQSEIKWLGSYVKLVD
- a CDS encoding glycosyltransferase; this encodes MKPKLSVYCITYNHGPFIAEALDSFLAQKTNFEFEIVVGDDASKDNTQEVLKEYQQRYPDKIRLLLNQTNRGAIYNFIDTYDACQGEYLALCEGDDFWINPLKLQKQVDFLDQHPEFSMSFHNAEVRYQDGSAPAYLLNDHTQKKVVTVDDLIGNKETWFMATASIVLRKTFLPKLPAWMVESKSGDIPLNILMTQRGPAGYVDEVMSVYRKHSGGQSNTDHRWEAHFLLNRINMYEHLDRETGYQFSERFKKTMAEFYWLLPDTVDFETKFWPRLRYTMRAVKYDPATYRKPWTNLFKEKILTKRQLEISRKLRGLK
- a CDS encoding GNAT family N-acetyltransferase, which produces MIQFREIIIEDVPSINRWRNDPEVMQYLTNQFRYIGLEADRNWFAYYQQHRDQAVRLAIVDDAMLIGTVQLTQIDRVNQQAEYSIMIGEKNHQSKGIGRLATEEILRHGFNDLNLHRIYLTVLPENDRAIRLYESFGFQQEGLYRKALFKNGQFTDVMGMSLLRNEFQSR
- a CDS encoding class I SAM-dependent methyltransferase, whose translation is MDQTLQAEYENLNKITADYDDYEFDRRMRHYMMRTLEPFMREGKALELGCMYGEFTSILAKRFDDLTVVDAAEEFLAITKGRVGDKVKFINGLFETFESDEKYDAIFIMHVLEHLINPVEIMARVRQFLTPTGRLYLIVPNANAGSRQIAVKMGFLTHNAALTPADVKHGHRITYSLDTLEKDVLEAGLSVVHRGGIFFKGLANFQLDKALEAGIIDDKYMEGCFQLGMVYPDLCSSVYVVAENK
- a CDS encoding phytanoyl-CoA dioxygenase family protein; the encoded protein is MDNALATEPKLMDLDTFRSEMDTKGWVIFNEVLEDDFREELIKAQDIATEECRQIQIKNGVVNRTAGTSHHLVVFEGAFMKFLEQMPLHEYMTAYFDNGPYILNSFGGVMNFKAETSSYVGNVHRDIRTWSGDLHLMLNMLVMLDDFTPENGATWFMSGSHKYAEKPSDEQFFAVAEQAVAKKGSIVLFNSNVWHAAGTNQTDQIRRGLTPMFTKPFFKPQFDYSRYFGYERTATFSPLVKQLLGYNSRVPADLDEWYQVPEKRLYIPGQG